The stretch of DNA CAAGCTCGCCTTCGCCTCCAGCTCCACGCCACGGACGCGTGCCTCGCCCGCCTGGGTGTTGAAGCGGAAGTCCGAGCTGTCGGGCGTCAGCACGTTCTGCTGGGTCAGATCGAACACGGCGCCCGTGATGAGCAGGTTGGTGCCCACGGGTTGTGCCTTGATGCCGGCCTCGATCTGCTCACCGGTGGTTGGCGCGAAGGGGGATCCGAGCCGGTTCGTGCCGGAGGTCGGCAGGAAGGACGTGGCGTAGCTGACATAAGGCGCGAGGCCGCCGTCGAAGAGGTAGCTCAGTCCGACACGCCCCGTGAAAGCTGCGTCGTCCTGTCGAACCTGGGTAGTCGCGCCAGTTGCCACCGTGCGGGTGCGGGTCACCGCATCGGCCCAGTCCTGCCGCCCGCTGAGCGTCAGGGTGAAGCCGCCGATGCGGATCTCGTCCTGAGCGTACAGGCCCGTCTGGTTGCGGCCCTGCGTGATCCGCGTGCCGACCGGCGGGCGCGTCACGGTGTTGGCGTACACCGGCGCGAACACGTTGATCGACGGCACGATGCGCAGCTGCGACTCGTCATAGCGCGCATCCTCGCGCAGGTAGTCGAGGCCGATGAGCAACGTATGGGCGAAGGGGCCAGTGTGAAAGCGCGCCTCGGCCTGGTTGTCGATGTTGAAAAGGTTCGCGCGTTCGGGGAAGGCCCAGGCGTAGCGCGACAGGGTTCGCCGGTCGGCGCCGAGGGCGATACCCTGCACGCGCTGCGTGTCGGTATCGACGTGCGAGAAACGCAGGTTCTGCCGCACGGTCCAGACGTCGTTGAAGCGATGCTCGAAGGCGTAGCCGACGAAACCCTGCTCCAGGCGGAAGCGGTCGTAGTTTGGCTCGCCGATGAAGCGGCGGGTGGGAATGCGCCCCAGCGGGTTGGCGTAGAGGGTGCCGAGCGTTGGTAGGGCTTGAGGTGCGCCGCCCCCGGGCGAGTCGATCTTTAGGTACTGCGACAGGATCGTCAGGCTGGTGTCGGAGTCCGGGCGAAACGTCACGCTCGGCGCGATGAAGACCCGGTCTTCCTCCAGGAAATCGACCTGCGTGCCAGTGGTGCGCGCGAGACCGGTGAGCCGGTAGAGAATGCGTCCGTCGGGATCGATGGGCCCGGACAGGTCGAACGCGCCCTGGACGCGACCGAAGCTGCCGGTCTGAAGCTGGATCTCGCCGAGCGGAACCGAACTCGGCCGCTTGCTGACCAGGTTCAGGAGCCCGCCGGGCGAGTTTTGACCGTAGAGTCCGGAGGACGGCCCCTTCAAGAGCTCGATGCGCTCCAGCCCGTAGGGTTCGATGCGCGGTTGCGAGTAGCCGCGGGCGCCGAAGGGTAGGCGCAGGCCGTCGAGATAGCGGCCAGGCACGAAGCCCCTCACGGTTAGCCAATCGACCCGCAGATCGGTGTTGCCGTACTGGCCGATGACGCCGGGGGTATACTGAAGCGCCTGAGTCAGCGTCTGGGCCTGTCGATCTTCGATCTCCTTTCGGCCGATCACGTTGATCGCCTGAGGGGTATCGAGGATCGGCGTGCCGGTCTTCGTAGCCGTCGCGCTGCGGCGCGCGACGTAGCCGTTGACGGGACCGACCGCGCTCTCGCCCATCACTTCCAGCATGTCGAGGGTGACGGCGGTCCCGTCCTGTCCGGGCAGCACGGCCTCGGCCACGACGCGGATCAGGGTCGCCGCGCGCGCGCTTGTGAAGTGCGGCACCAAGCCGGTCCCGGTGAGCAACCGCCGCAGCCCCTCATCACGGCTGTAGCGGCCGGACAACCCGGTAGAGTTGAGCCGCCCGGAGGTCTGGGCATCGTAGATCAGTTGCACGCCGCTCGCCGACGCGAAGGCGGCCAGTGCCTCGTCCAGGGGACCGGCCGGGATCGTGAAGACTACTGCCCCGTCCTCAGCTGGGTGCGATGCCGCGACGCGAATAACCGGCCTGATCGCCTGCCCGAGATCCGGTCCCGCCGCAATCGCCGACGAGGCCGGACTCGGGATGGCGGCGACGAGCACCGCGAGACCGCTCAATCCTGCCGCCATCCGACGTCC from Methylobacterium radiotolerans JCM 2831 encodes:
- a CDS encoding TonB-dependent siderophore receptor encodes the protein MAAGLSGLAVLVAAIPSPASSAIAAGPDLGQAIRPVIRVAASHPAEDGAVVFTIPAGPLDEALAAFASASGVQLIYDAQTSGRLNSTGLSGRYSRDEGLRRLLTGTGLVPHFTSARAATLIRVVAEAVLPGQDGTAVTLDMLEVMGESAVGPVNGYVARRSATATKTGTPILDTPQAINVIGRKEIEDRQAQTLTQALQYTPGVIGQYGNTDLRVDWLTVRGFVPGRYLDGLRLPFGARGYSQPRIEPYGLERIELLKGPSSGLYGQNSPGGLLNLVSKRPSSVPLGEIQLQTGSFGRVQGAFDLSGPIDPDGRILYRLTGLARTTGTQVDFLEEDRVFIAPSVTFRPDSDTSLTILSQYLKIDSPGGGAPQALPTLGTLYANPLGRIPTRRFIGEPNYDRFRLEQGFVGYAFEHRFNDVWTVRQNLRFSHVDTDTQRVQGIALGADRRTLSRYAWAFPERANLFNIDNQAEARFHTGPFAHTLLIGLDYLREDARYDESQLRIVPSINVFAPVYANTVTRPPVGTRITQGRNQTGLYAQDEIRIGGFTLTLSGRQDWADAVTRTRTVATGATTQVRQDDAAFTGRVGLSYLFDGGLAPYVSYATSFLPTSGTNRLGSPFAPTTGEQIEAGIKAQPVGTNLLITGAVFDLTQQNVLTPDSSDFRFNTQAGEARVRGVELEAKASLTDSLDLIASYAAMRSEFTRANANAAGTSIVGNELPFVPRHQAAAWLDYTVRTGPWAGFGFGAGVRYIGTSVGDNANLYRIPVVTLVDAAIRYDFGYRYPALKGVDLAVNATNLFDKTYVTTCIAATGCYYGNRQTILATLRYRW